A stretch of Amycolatopsis balhimycina FH 1894 DNA encodes these proteins:
- a CDS encoding helix-turn-helix domain-containing protein → MPDHDDVDYAKRLGAAIRNHRMSQGMSLRALAKELHLSGHGSLVDYELGRRIPPQNLVEGCERVFRISDGALRNLREKALTERADLSTERLLRPPEPETTTAPAVTAGPAVTAGPVRRWTPRRRLVVVAAAVVVLAGLAAGVWRWSSPGTATPSLAASPPVRFGFEDGIERWSPLWGGPRIRYDVSATTAYEGKQSLQITTTGFSNMTDKSLGTTHGLETLRPGMKVTCYLRVPLPERASVRFFAYDSKSHRFWALETPEGGEAQLPSDTAWKRYDWTVPNIDLVHAIGIEIYQFTDDPVILWLDAVGW, encoded by the coding sequence ATGCCCGATCACGACGACGTCGACTACGCCAAGCGTCTCGGAGCCGCGATCCGCAACCACCGGATGTCCCAGGGGATGTCGTTGCGGGCCTTGGCGAAAGAGCTCCACCTCAGCGGGCACGGGAGCCTGGTCGACTACGAGCTGGGCCGCCGGATCCCGCCGCAGAACCTGGTCGAAGGCTGCGAACGCGTCTTCCGGATCTCCGACGGCGCGTTGCGGAACCTGCGCGAGAAGGCGCTGACCGAGCGGGCCGACCTCAGCACCGAGCGGCTCCTGCGGCCGCCCGAGCCCGAGACCACCACCGCGCCCGCAGTCACCGCCGGGCCCGCAGTCACCGCCGGGCCCGTGCGGCGCTGGACGCCGCGGCGCCGGCTGGTCGTCGTCGCGGCCGCGGTGGTGGTGCTCGCCGGGCTGGCGGCCGGGGTCTGGCGGTGGAGTTCGCCCGGGACGGCGACACCCTCGCTGGCGGCGTCGCCGCCCGTGCGGTTCGGCTTCGAAGACGGCATCGAGCGGTGGAGCCCGCTGTGGGGCGGCCCGCGGATCCGCTACGACGTCTCCGCGACCACGGCCTACGAAGGCAAGCAGTCCCTGCAGATCACCACCACCGGGTTCAGCAACATGACGGACAAGTCGCTGGGCACCACCCACGGGCTGGAAACCCTGCGGCCGGGCATGAAGGTCACCTGCTACCTGCGGGTGCCACTGCCGGAACGCGCGAGCGTGCGGTTCTTCGCCTACGACTCGAAATCCCACCGCTTCTGGGCCCTCGAGACCCCGGAGGGCGGTGAGGCGCAGCTGCCGTCGGACACCGCGTGGAAGCGCTACGACTGGACAGTGCCGAACATCGACCTCGTGCACGCCATCGGCATCGAGATCTACCAGTTCACCGACGACCCGGTCATCCTCTGGCTCGACGCCGTCGGATGGTGA
- a CDS encoding glycosyl hydrolase, producing the protein MQPRTHRWFAPPAALLAALAALLAALAAVVFAVRSTPARGDDGPPVSPLLWGENLTLDPNSLNSDWFLTQPALRAGLAAAHTSVIRMPVRGPSPDQAGIANRAEFQLAARQVRELGLTPLVILRNPQDPDLLADDTEVVRYVNSVFGNQPVYYEWANETDLPGSPGQVGAADYVASWNHTVPALKAAANPGARFLGPAGYQLNTADLSYLKTFLAGANPRPDAVSWHEYTCNDATKTEDQCLAALGSWPKHLTAARNLMTDTIGQQLPIWVTEWNYTPDIVHGDGKHADADFLRRWTTTALQTLAANGVTASMHFDVRNQQQDHLPLVEGDGTLAPEGIAFKAAYDALAGTPPTTTTTTSVPAPGPKYSFEDAGLDGWAGTGHVSALAGSTDVGGEDGTHALRVTFTSNSAADQPYVHVNPPGGGPGAGRPLTAHFYVPGTTTATVTAKLYVQDLSGTWHIGADTVLSQRGSWTELSYTPSGYSGNAQQIGVQLRESPVGTAATVYLDAVGW; encoded by the coding sequence GTGCAGCCGAGAACGCATCGATGGTTCGCCCCACCCGCGGCCCTGCTCGCCGCGCTCGCCGCCCTGCTCGCCGCGCTCGCCGCCGTGGTCTTCGCGGTCCGGTCCACACCCGCCCGCGGCGACGACGGCCCGCCGGTGTCCCCGCTGCTGTGGGGCGAAAACCTCACCCTCGACCCGAATTCGCTGAACAGCGACTGGTTCCTCACCCAGCCCGCCCTGCGGGCCGGGCTCGCCGCCGCGCACACCAGCGTGATCCGGATGCCCGTGCGCGGGCCGTCGCCCGACCAGGCGGGCATCGCGAACCGGGCCGAGTTCCAGTTGGCGGCCCGGCAGGTCCGGGAGCTCGGCCTCACCCCGCTGGTCATCCTGCGCAACCCGCAGGACCCGGACCTGCTCGCCGACGACACCGAAGTGGTCCGTTACGTCAACTCCGTCTTCGGAAACCAGCCGGTCTACTACGAGTGGGCCAACGAGACCGACCTCCCGGGCAGTCCCGGCCAGGTCGGCGCCGCCGACTACGTCGCCAGCTGGAACCACACCGTCCCGGCCCTGAAGGCGGCGGCCAACCCCGGCGCGCGGTTCCTCGGCCCGGCCGGCTACCAGCTGAACACCGCCGACCTGAGCTACCTGAAGACGTTCCTGGCCGGCGCGAACCCGCGGCCGGACGCGGTCAGCTGGCACGAGTACACCTGCAACGACGCCACCAAGACCGAAGACCAGTGCCTGGCCGCCCTCGGCAGCTGGCCCAAGCACCTCACGGCCGCGAGGAACCTGATGACCGACACGATCGGGCAGCAGCTGCCGATCTGGGTCACGGAGTGGAACTACACGCCCGACATCGTGCACGGCGACGGCAAGCACGCCGACGCCGACTTCCTCCGCCGGTGGACCACCACGGCACTGCAGACCCTCGCCGCGAACGGCGTCACCGCCTCGATGCACTTCGACGTCCGCAACCAGCAGCAGGACCACCTCCCCCTGGTCGAGGGCGACGGAACCCTCGCCCCGGAAGGCATCGCGTTCAAAGCCGCCTACGACGCGCTGGCCGGCACCCCGCCGACCACCACGACCACCACCTCGGTCCCGGCGCCCGGCCCGAAGTACTCCTTCGAGGACGCGGGACTCGACGGCTGGGCCGGCACCGGGCACGTCAGCGCGCTCGCCGGCAGCACCGACGTCGGTGGCGAGGACGGCACCCACGCCCTGCGGGTGACGTTCACCTCGAACAGCGCCGCCGACCAGCCGTACGTCCACGTCAACCCGCCAGGCGGCGGCCCCGGCGCCGGCCGTCCCCTGACCGCCCACTTCTACGTCCCCGGCACGACCACGGCGACCGTCACCGCGAAGCTGTACGTCCAGGACCTGTCCGGAACCTGGCACATCGGCGCCGACACGGTCCTCAGCCAACGCGGCTCCTGGACTGAGCTGAGCTACACGCCCTCCGGCTACTCCGGCAACGCCCAGCAGATCGGCGTGCAGCTGCGCGAAAGCCCCGTCGGCACCGCCGCCACCGTCTACCTCGACGCCGTCGGCTGGTGA
- a CDS encoding helix-turn-helix domain-containing protein codes for MRAAIGDTHADVGRRRHGSGRAEAARAGIARKAGLRRLPRPRVAPQPQPPGRLRAVAAVEAGQHPEEVAVTLGMARSTVFGWIAKYRDGGKQALKARSGGVPTGQPWPGHRAGAASLRPNQIHRDIRPHHPARWPGGQSQDSSRQSAA; via the coding sequence GTGAGGGCGGCCATCGGAGATACGCACGCTGACGTAGGAAGACGCCGCCACGGCTCAGGCCGGGCGGAAGCTGCCCGCGCAGGGATAGCCCGGAAGGCCGGCCTTCGTCGGCTTCCCCGGCCGCGGGTGGCCCCGCAACCACAGCCGCCCGGTCGTCTGCGGGCGGTGGCCGCGGTGGAGGCTGGGCAGCATCCGGAGGAGGTCGCGGTGACCTTGGGGATGGCGCGTAGCACGGTGTTCGGCTGGATCGCGAAGTACCGCGATGGCGGCAAGCAGGCGTTGAAGGCCAGGTCGGGTGGCGTACCTACAGGCCAACCATGGCCCGGCCACCGGGCAGGCGCGGCATCATTACGGCCTAACCAGATCCACCGCGACATCCGACCACACCACCCGGCGCGGTGGCCAGGCGGCCAGTCGCAGGACTCGTCGCGTCAATCCGCTGCTTGA
- a CDS encoding HEAT repeat domain-containing protein — translation MHEHGDSDAAMGDALVARLVNLEPIKPDEWPEARIEAHKALYQYAHAVVSDPAGPAWLTTLAAHPNSPVRAIAVRALGSGHDPAHQPILVQALSDPAAHVVQAALEGLTAQSSDEVFDRLVELLNETDRARAWTGRSAAQRIAETSDPRRLDVLAHALGQVHHGAAHDITRALSRAGDLGVAPVLIEHLRHRRPGRFAAAEVLGNLRVAEATGPLIDVLRESDGPQSLPVVEALGKLEALEAAPAIVPLLDHSSSYVRECALLALNRIGGPLATPAALKATDDVHPVIRARAFRVLAKHGDHRALGRLAAACDSWHVHTALTGLVRLADDSVAPTLVQVLLATDERRVRKLAGRILARIGTQHYLPSHDPDPLVRRAIVWIIGQRADPAHIWTLTNALKDEDELVRSRAAAALGRITHDKTLPLLTEALHDPRPRVRANAATALGRTDPDSLRSLLADALVDPHPAVRSAAAAALRASPLRHDPHLQPP, via the coding sequence ATGCACGAACATGGGGATTCGGATGCCGCCATGGGGGACGCGCTGGTCGCCCGGCTGGTCAACCTCGAACCGATCAAGCCGGACGAATGGCCGGAGGCGCGCATCGAGGCGCACAAGGCGCTCTACCAGTACGCGCACGCGGTTGTGTCCGACCCGGCCGGGCCGGCCTGGCTGACCACCCTGGCGGCCCACCCGAACAGCCCGGTCCGCGCCATCGCGGTCAGAGCCCTCGGCTCCGGCCACGATCCCGCCCATCAGCCCATCCTCGTGCAAGCCCTGTCCGACCCCGCCGCCCACGTCGTGCAGGCCGCCCTGGAAGGCCTCACCGCGCAGTCCTCGGACGAGGTGTTCGACCGGCTGGTCGAGCTGCTGAACGAGACGGACCGCGCCCGGGCCTGGACCGGCCGCTCCGCCGCCCAGCGCATCGCCGAGACCAGCGACCCGAGACGGCTGGACGTCCTGGCCCACGCACTGGGGCAGGTACATCACGGCGCCGCACACGACATCACCCGCGCACTGAGCCGGGCCGGCGACCTGGGGGTCGCGCCGGTGCTGATCGAGCACCTCCGCCACCGCCGCCCGGGCCGCTTCGCGGCCGCAGAAGTGCTCGGCAACCTGCGCGTCGCCGAAGCGACCGGCCCGCTCATCGATGTCCTGCGCGAGTCCGACGGCCCCCAGTCGCTGCCCGTAGTGGAAGCGCTGGGCAAGCTCGAAGCGCTGGAGGCCGCGCCGGCGATCGTGCCGCTGCTCGACCACAGTTCGTCCTACGTTCGCGAGTGCGCCCTGCTGGCCCTGAACCGGATCGGCGGGCCGTTGGCGACTCCCGCCGCCCTCAAGGCCACCGACGACGTCCACCCTGTCATCCGTGCACGGGCCTTCCGTGTGCTGGCCAAGCACGGCGATCACCGCGCTCTCGGCCGGCTGGCCGCCGCCTGCGACAGTTGGCACGTCCACACCGCCCTCACCGGCCTGGTTCGCCTGGCCGACGACTCGGTCGCGCCCACCTTGGTGCAGGTGCTGCTGGCCACCGACGAGCGACGTGTCCGCAAGCTTGCCGGACGAATCCTCGCCCGCATCGGCACACAGCACTACCTACCCAGCCACGATCCCGACCCGCTCGTCCGCCGCGCCATCGTCTGGATCATCGGCCAACGAGCCGACCCGGCCCACATATGGACGCTGACCAACGCGCTCAAGGACGAGGACGAGTTGGTCCGATCCCGCGCCGCCGCGGCACTCGGGCGAATCACCCACGACAAGACGCTCCCGCTGCTGACCGAGGCGCTACACGACCCCAGGCCACGCGTCCGGGCCAACGCCGCGACCGCTCTGGGCCGAACCGACCCTGACAGCCTGCGTTCCCTCCTCGCCGACGCCCTGGTCGACCCGCACCCGGCCGTTCGGTCCGCCGCCGCCGCGGCACTGCGAGCGAGCCCACTACGGCATGACCCGCACCTACAGCCACCGTGA